A portion of the Cyanobium sp. PCC 7001 genome contains these proteins:
- a CDS encoding response regulator transcription factor, with protein sequence MTPAGLVWLLGPEPEALAARLRASGYALWQDTGQETPPPDVVVLSACQEERIPELRRRFGATPLLLDVRDDTVEARAHCLSSGADDFWLSSLGPSDLLMRLRLQLGLSRNLAVPIQLLQLADLTLNPTTRQVRRGNRAVALTAREYQLLLLLLERRGTVVSREQILRQVWDDRQATSSNVIEVYVRYLRQKLEEGGERRLIQTVRGQGYCLSERLPPLESRG encoded by the coding sequence ATGACGCCGGCGGGGTTGGTGTGGCTGCTCGGGCCGGAGCCGGAAGCCCTCGCCGCCCGGCTGCGGGCCTCGGGCTATGCCCTCTGGCAGGACACCGGGCAGGAGACGCCCCCCCCCGATGTGGTGGTGCTCTCGGCCTGCCAGGAGGAGCGCATCCCGGAACTGCGGCGCCGCTTCGGGGCCACGCCGCTGCTGCTGGATGTGCGGGACGACACCGTGGAAGCCCGGGCCCACTGCCTCAGCTCCGGCGCTGATGACTTCTGGCTCTCCAGCCTCGGGCCCAGCGATCTGCTGATGCGGCTGCGGCTGCAGCTCGGGCTCAGCCGCAATCTGGCGGTGCCCATCCAGCTCCTGCAGTTGGCGGATCTCACCCTCAACCCCACCACCCGCCAGGTGCGGCGCGGCAACCGTGCCGTGGCGCTCACCGCCCGGGAATACCAGCTGCTGCTGCTGCTGCTGGAGCGGCGCGGCACCGTGGTGAGCCGCGAGCAGATCCTCAGGCAGGTGTGGGACGACCGCCAGGCCACCAGCAGCAACGTGATCGAGGTGTACGTGCGCTACCTGCGCCAGAAACTGGAGGAGGGGGGCGAACGGCGGCTGATCCAGACGGTGCGGGGCCAGGGCTACTGCCTGAGCGAGCGCCTGCCCCCCCTGGAGAGCCGCGGCTGA
- a CDS encoding NAD(+) kinase, with the protein MPCVGLIVNDGKDLAVSTADAIQCRLEAHGRAVVRVSSSGGMVGFANPDQHLRAKGYAACVPSTFTEELELAIVLGGDGTVLSAARQTAPIGVPILTINTGHLGFLAEAYLHQLDAALEQVIRGEWSVEERTLLVVSVLRSEQRRWEVLCLNEMALHREPLTSMCHFEIAIGRHAPVDIAADGVILSTPTGSTAYALSAGGPVITPDCPVLQLTPIAPHSLASRALVFSDREPVTVFPATPERLMMVVDGSAGCYIWPEDRVLIRRSDHPVRFVRLNDHEFFQVLRNKLGWGLPHVAKPGNGAMP; encoded by the coding sequence GTGCCCTGTGTCGGACTGATCGTGAACGACGGCAAGGACCTGGCCGTCTCCACCGCCGACGCCATCCAGTGCCGCCTCGAGGCCCATGGGCGCGCCGTGGTGCGGGTGAGCAGCTCCGGGGGCATGGTGGGCTTCGCCAACCCTGACCAGCACCTGCGGGCCAAGGGCTACGCCGCCTGCGTGCCCAGCACCTTCACCGAGGAACTGGAGCTGGCGATCGTGCTCGGCGGTGACGGCACCGTGCTCTCCGCCGCCCGCCAGACCGCACCGATCGGGGTGCCGATCCTCACGATCAACACCGGCCACCTGGGGTTTCTGGCCGAGGCCTACCTGCACCAGCTGGACGCGGCCCTCGAGCAGGTGATCCGCGGGGAGTGGAGCGTGGAGGAGCGCACCTTGCTGGTGGTGAGCGTGCTGCGCAGCGAGCAGCGGCGCTGGGAGGTGCTCTGTCTCAACGAGATGGCCCTGCACCGCGAGCCGCTCACCTCCATGTGCCATTTCGAGATCGCCATCGGCCGCCACGCCCCGGTGGACATCGCCGCCGACGGGGTGATCCTCTCCACCCCCACCGGCTCCACCGCCTATGCCCTCAGCGCCGGCGGACCGGTGATCACGCCCGATTGCCCGGTGCTGCAGCTGACGCCGATCGCCCCCCACTCCCTGGCCTCCCGTGCCCTGGTGTTCAGCGACCGCGAACCGGTGACCGTGTTCCCCGCCACCCCGGAGCGGCTGATGATGGTGGTGGACGGCAGCGCCGGCTGTTACATCTGGCCGGAGGACCGGGTGCTGATCCGCCGCAGCGACCATCCGGTGCGCTTCGTGCGGCTCAACGACCACGAATTCTTCCAGGTGCTGCGCAACAAACTGGGCTGGGGCCTGCCCCACGTGGCCAAACCCGGCAACGGAGCGATGCCATGA
- the pheS gene encoding phenylalanine--tRNA ligase subunit alpha yields the protein MSAASPTGSSPLTLEQLAGQLEALEAEAAAAIAAAATATELEELRVGLLGKKGRLSAVLGAMGKLPGPDRPVIGQRANVLKEQVQGLLAERLAAVKGAAMAARIAAETLDVTAPCSYVPPGRRHPLISTTEEIVDIFCGLGYRVSEGPEIETDYYNFTALNIPEHHPARDMQDTFYLEDGRLLRTHTSPVQIRHLENNPPPVRVIAPGRVYRRDAVDATHSPVFHQVEVLAIDEGLDFTHLRGTVTTFLQRFFGDLPVRFRASYFPFTEPSAEVDVQWRGRWLEVMGCGMVDPAVLQEMGLDPERWSGFAAGLGVERFCMVRHGIDDIRRLYTSDLRFLEQF from the coding sequence ATGAGCGCCGCCTCCCCCACGGGGTCCAGCCCCCTCACCCTGGAGCAGCTCGCCGGCCAGCTCGAAGCCCTCGAGGCCGAGGCCGCCGCCGCCATCGCCGCCGCGGCCACCGCCACGGAGCTCGAGGAGCTGCGGGTGGGGCTGCTGGGCAAGAAGGGCCGCCTCTCGGCCGTGCTCGGCGCCATGGGCAAGCTGCCGGGCCCCGACCGGCCGGTGATCGGCCAGCGGGCCAATGTGCTCAAGGAGCAGGTGCAGGGTCTGCTGGCCGAGCGACTGGCGGCCGTGAAGGGCGCCGCCATGGCCGCCCGGATCGCCGCCGAAACGCTGGATGTCACAGCTCCCTGCAGCTACGTGCCGCCGGGCCGCCGCCACCCCCTGATCAGCACCACCGAGGAGATCGTGGACATCTTCTGCGGCCTCGGCTACCGGGTGTCGGAGGGCCCCGAGATCGAGACCGACTACTACAACTTCACGGCCCTGAACATCCCCGAGCACCATCCGGCCCGGGACATGCAGGACACCTTCTATCTGGAGGACGGCCGGCTGCTGCGCACCCACACCTCACCGGTGCAGATCCGCCACCTGGAGAACAACCCGCCGCCGGTGCGGGTGATCGCTCCGGGGCGGGTGTACCGCCGGGACGCGGTGGATGCCACCCACTCGCCGGTGTTCCACCAGGTGGAGGTGCTGGCGATCGACGAGGGGCTCGACTTCACCCATCTGCGCGGCACCGTGACCACCTTCCTGCAGCGGTTCTTCGGCGATCTGCCGGTGCGCTTCCGGGCCAGCTACTTCCCCTTCACCGAGCCCAGTGCCGAGGTGGATGTGCAGTGGCGCGGCCGCTGGCTGGAGGTGATGGGCTGCGGCATGGTCGATCCGGCCGTGTTGCAGGAGATGGGACTGGATCCGGAGCGCTGGAGCGGCTTTGCGGCCGGCCTCGGGGTGGAGCGGTTCTGCATGGTGCGCCACGGCATCGACGACATCCGCCGGCTCTACACCAGCGATCTGCGCTTCCTCGAACAGTTCTGA